One bacterium DNA segment encodes these proteins:
- a CDS encoding IMP cyclohydrolase — protein sequence MYVGRIVSVGKSSNGANAALYRVSSRSFPNRTAVNNSGRLAIVPREGHEDDVQKNPYIAYNCLRIAGDWAVVTNGSHTDPIAEKIELGMPVRDALASTMLAMDYEKDAYNTPRISGVVPVDGDTGWLAIVRDDALVVKAIALEPGRAWYVATYEHDDVSPTQRVDFDASDADAAARFIVDGGAFADLEKPVTSAAAIASRDGFQLGTHTV from the coding sequence ATGTACGTGGGAAGAATCGTCTCGGTCGGCAAGTCCAGCAACGGAGCCAATGCCGCTCTGTACCGCGTTTCCTCGCGCTCGTTTCCGAATCGCACAGCTGTGAACAACAGCGGACGCCTGGCCATCGTCCCGCGAGAAGGGCACGAAGACGACGTACAGAAGAATCCGTACATCGCCTATAACTGCCTGCGTATCGCGGGTGACTGGGCGGTCGTAACCAACGGCAGCCATACCGATCCGATCGCCGAGAAGATCGAACTCGGCATGCCCGTGCGCGATGCACTGGCCAGCACCATGCTCGCAATGGACTACGAGAAAGACGCTTACAACACACCGCGCATCAGCGGCGTGGTACCCGTCGACGGCGACACCGGCTGGCTGGCGATCGTACGCGACGATGCACTCGTGGTGAAGGCGATTGCGCTCGAGCCGGGTCGCGCCTGGTACGTCGCCACCTACGAGCACGACGACGTCAGCCCGACCCAGAGGGTGGATTTTGACGCAAGCGACGCGGATGCGGCTGCGCGTTTCATCGTCGACGGTGGCGCGTTCGCAGATCTCGAAAAGCCAGTGACCAGTGCGGCCGCGATCGCTTCACGCGATGGCTTCCAACTGGGAACGCACACCGTCTGA
- the larE gene encoding ATP-dependent sacrificial sulfur transferase LarE yields MDAHSRQEALFARLENYKSVLVAYSGGVDSAYLAWAAHHVLGNRSLAVTAESASYPRSHREMALRVAEVGGFSHEFVDTREMDNPDYAENASNRCYYCKSELFDVLERIRVERGFEIVAYGINSDDTGDFRPGHRAAEEHRVLSPLLDAQLSKQDIRELSRLAKLPSADLPASACLSSRIPYGMEVTPAKLSQIDLGEDALRELGFQQVRLRHHGNLARVEIAHDELAKALQPEMLKSISRVLHDQGFQYVTLDVDGYRTGSLNEVLQIQPPPERS; encoded by the coding sequence ATGGACGCCCATTCCCGACAGGAAGCGCTTTTCGCGCGGCTGGAAAACTACAAATCCGTGCTCGTGGCGTATTCCGGAGGTGTGGATTCGGCGTATCTGGCCTGGGCGGCGCATCACGTCCTGGGGAATCGCTCCCTGGCCGTGACCGCAGAATCGGCTTCCTACCCGCGCAGCCATCGCGAAATGGCATTGCGCGTGGCCGAGGTCGGGGGGTTCTCGCACGAGTTCGTAGACACCCGCGAGATGGACAATCCCGACTACGCGGAAAACGCCTCCAATCGCTGCTACTACTGCAAGAGTGAACTCTTCGACGTGCTCGAGAGGATTCGTGTGGAACGCGGTTTTGAAATCGTGGCCTATGGCATCAATTCCGATGATACCGGCGATTTCCGACCGGGGCATCGCGCAGCGGAAGAGCATCGAGTGCTCTCGCCCCTGCTCGATGCGCAGCTCTCGAAACAGGACATTCGCGAGCTTTCCCGCCTCGCCAAACTTCCGAGCGCCGACCTGCCCGCGTCGGCGTGTCTGTCTTCGCGCATCCCGTACGGGATGGAAGTGACACCGGCAAAGCTCTCGCAAATCGACCTCGGCGAGGACGCACTGCGAGAACTCGGTTTTCAACAGGTTCGCCTGCGTCACCACGGAAACCTCGCGCGCGTCGAGATCGCGCACGACGAACTTGCCAAAGCACTACAACCGGAAATGCTCAAGAGCATCTCTCGAGTACTTCACGATCAGGGTTTTCAGTACGTCACGCTCGATGTGGATGGCTATCGCACGGGCTCGCTGAACGAAGTACTGCAGATACAACCGCCACCGGAGCGCTCGTGA
- a CDS encoding formamidopyrimidine-DNA glycosylase — translation MPELPDVTVYIDSLERRILGEKFERLLLPTPFVLRSVEPAPAEFENRRVEEIRRLGKRIVIGFEDQLFMVIHLMIAGRFQWRDRDARPGRKGIAVFHFSSGTLTLTEAGRKRHASLHLVRGEEALREHDPGGLEVLECDLADFVRVLHSENHTLKRFLTDPHLLSGIGNAYSDEILHRSRLSPLRLTSQLNDDEIACLYQSTLALLREWIERLRAEVGDDFPAKVTAFRSEMAVHGRYREPCPDCGSPVQRIAYASNETNYCAECQNEGRLLADRALSRLLKDDWPRTVEQLEALRKR, via the coding sequence ATGCCCGAGCTCCCCGACGTGACGGTCTACATCGATTCACTCGAGCGTCGCATCCTGGGTGAGAAGTTCGAGCGGCTGCTTCTGCCGACGCCCTTCGTCTTGCGCTCCGTGGAACCGGCGCCCGCCGAGTTCGAAAATCGACGAGTCGAAGAGATCCGGCGTCTCGGCAAGCGCATCGTCATCGGATTCGAAGATCAGCTGTTCATGGTCATTCACTTGATGATTGCCGGGCGCTTCCAGTGGCGGGATCGCGACGCCAGGCCGGGTCGCAAGGGCATTGCCGTATTCCATTTCAGTTCGGGAACACTCACGCTTACCGAGGCGGGCAGAAAACGGCACGCGTCATTGCATCTGGTGCGTGGTGAGGAAGCTCTACGCGAGCACGACCCGGGCGGGTTGGAAGTTCTGGAATGCGATCTTGCGGACTTCGTTCGGGTCTTGCACAGCGAGAACCATACGCTCAAGCGCTTCCTCACCGATCCGCATCTGCTCTCGGGTATCGGCAATGCCTACAGTGATGAAATCCTGCATCGCTCACGGCTTTCCCCGTTGAGGCTGACGAGCCAACTGAACGACGATGAGATCGCATGTCTGTACCAGTCGACGCTGGCGCTGCTTCGCGAGTGGATCGAACGCCTGCGCGCGGAGGTAGGCGACGACTTCCCGGCGAAGGTGACGGCGTTTCGCTCAGAGATGGCGGTGCACGGTCGTTACCGCGAGCCGTGTCCCGATTGCGGTTCCCCGGTACAGCGCATCGCCTATGCGAGCAACGAGACCAACTACTGCGCCGAGTGCCAGAACGAAGGCCGACTGCTTGCCGACCGCGCGCTTTCGCGTCTGCTCAAGGACGACTGGCCCCGAACCGTCGAGCAATTGGAAGCCCTGCGAAAACGCTGA
- a CDS encoding DUF427 domain-containing protein: MPRVRPAQIETPGPGQESVWDYPRPPRIERVELRVRVEHAGALLADTTRALRVCETSSPPTYYLPPADVDTGRLAPARGESLCEWKGVARFWQLREGASARELAWSYPEPFEEFERLRDFVGFFAGRVDACYVADQRVRPQPGDFYGGWITPDLVGPFKGHPGSESW, translated from the coding sequence CTGCCGCGAGTTCGGCCCGCGCAGATCGAGACTCCGGGACCCGGTCAGGAGTCCGTCTGGGACTACCCGCGACCGCCGCGAATTGAACGGGTGGAGTTGCGCGTCCGTGTCGAGCACGCCGGAGCGCTGCTGGCGGATACGACCCGGGCACTGCGCGTGTGCGAGACGTCGAGTCCTCCCACCTACTATCTGCCGCCCGCTGATGTCGACACCGGGCGACTCGCACCGGCTCGCGGAGAGTCTCTTTGCGAATGGAAAGGTGTGGCGCGTTTCTGGCAATTGCGCGAAGGCGCTTCGGCTCGCGAGCTGGCCTGGAGTTATCCCGAGCCGTTTGAAGAATTTGAAAGACTTCGCGACTTCGTCGGCTTCTTTGCCGGTCGCGTGGATGCCTGTTACGTGGCCGATCAGCGAGTGCGACCCCAACCCGGTGACTTCTACGGCGGCTGGATCACTCCGGACCTCGTCGGACCGTTCAAAGGCCACCCCGGTTCCGAGTCCTGGTAA
- a CDS encoding FHA domain-containing protein, translating to MHDSPHCRVLSDFLTDFQPSIVMLRGCARGTEYPVDQGRVTLGRGPGVDLAFDDPEMAREHASIEFSGGSFSIRALGSLPVQLNRAEVTEAEIKDGDRFSIGTHAFEFVIEPRSLRELK from the coding sequence ATGCACGACTCCCCACACTGCAGGGTGCTGTCCGATTTTCTGACCGACTTTCAACCCTCGATCGTGATGTTGCGCGGCTGCGCGCGCGGCACCGAGTATCCCGTCGATCAGGGGCGGGTCACTCTCGGACGCGGTCCCGGTGTGGACCTGGCATTCGACGATCCCGAGATGGCGCGCGAGCACGCGTCTATCGAGTTTTCCGGTGGCAGTTTTTCGATCCGTGCGCTTGGCTCACTGCCTGTTCAGCTCAACAGGGCCGAAGTCACAGAGGCCGAAATCAAAGATGGCGATCGCTTTTCGATCGGCACACACGCATTCGAATTCGTGATCGAGCCGCGCAGTCTGCGCGAATTGAAGTAG